The Paucidesulfovibrio gracilis DSM 16080 genome has a window encoding:
- a CDS encoding cyclase family protein, translating to MPVLDLTRCLSRQTPVYSGTPAPEIEPCATMREHGFRERTVHLTTHTGTHCDAPAHVLAQGATLDQLPVEIWTGPGFCLDLRQGGTVVPERVTAASLRPLLPPPEVLRGGWLLLLTGWAGKWDVPHYFTDHPELTPDAAKLLAQSGLHGLGMDMPSPERADRPGLPVHTALLGAGCVLAENLHRLERLPAAGFTVVCAPLHLAGADGAPCRCLALWT from the coding sequence ATGCCCGTACTTGATCTGACCCGGTGCCTGAGCAGGCAGACGCCGGTGTATTCCGGCACGCCCGCACCGGAAATCGAGCCATGCGCCACCATGCGGGAGCACGGTTTTCGGGAGCGGACCGTTCATCTGACCACGCATACCGGAACCCACTGCGATGCCCCGGCCCATGTGCTGGCCCAGGGAGCCACACTGGATCAACTGCCCGTGGAGATCTGGACCGGTCCGGGCTTTTGCCTGGATCTGCGTCAAGGCGGAACCGTGGTCCCGGAGCGCGTGACCGCCGCGAGTCTGCGTCCCTTGCTGCCGCCGCCGGAAGTGTTGCGGGGTGGTTGGCTTTTGCTGTTGACCGGCTGGGCCGGAAAATGGGACGTGCCTCACTATTTTACGGACCACCCGGAATTGACGCCCGATGCCGCGAAGCTCCTGGCACAGAGCGGATTGCACGGGCTGGGCATGGATATGCCCTCGCCGGAGCGGGCGGACCGGCCCGGGCTTCCCGTGCATACGGCCCTGCTGGGAGCCGGGTGCGTCCTGGCGGAGAATTTGCACCGTCTGGAACGGCTGCCCGCTGCCGGGTTCACTGTTGTGTGTGCGCCCCTGCATCTGGCCGGGGCTGACGGCGCGCCCTGCCGCTGCCTGGCGCTTTGGACCTGA
- a CDS encoding TraB/GumN family protein, with protein MQSSRNRFWSLSPRRGSLLAVLAAGLLLGAVSPAQASGFLWRVQHQGNTLYLAGSIHLAKQEMYPLPQAFEQAFASSDTLVVEADVMARPREQARLLYELAAMPKGQTLSMVLSDETKQAFEDAGLDWERYNAVRPWYALMSMQVQQLIRLGFQPEWGIDLHFLQRAHEQGMRVLELEGAETQFRLLASLEEMDQEGFLRFSILQMKTMDELAEKLVSLWTSGDVRGMEKALFGSLLFNAVFRPINERLFFERNERMAEKIMGYLKEGVSAFVIVGAGHMVGKEGLLQRLQEQGCSLTQL; from the coding sequence ATGCAGTCGTCCCGAAACCGTTTTTGGAGTTTGTCGCCACGCCGCGGATCGCTGCTGGCCGTGCTGGCCGCAGGGCTGTTGCTTGGAGCGGTTTCGCCCGCCCAGGCATCGGGATTCCTCTGGCGTGTGCAGCACCAAGGCAACACCTTGTATCTGGCCGGATCCATCCATCTGGCGAAACAGGAGATGTATCCCTTGCCCCAGGCCTTTGAACAGGCGTTTGCATCCAGCGACACCCTGGTGGTGGAGGCCGATGTCATGGCCCGGCCCAGGGAGCAGGCCCGGCTGTTGTATGAACTGGCGGCCATGCCCAAGGGGCAGACGCTGAGCATGGTCTTGTCGGACGAGACCAAGCAGGCCTTTGAGGACGCGGGATTGGATTGGGAACGGTACAATGCGGTCCGGCCCTGGTATGCGCTCATGTCCATGCAGGTGCAGCAGTTGATCCGGCTTGGCTTCCAACCCGAGTGGGGCATTGACCTGCATTTCTTGCAACGCGCCCATGAGCAGGGCATGCGGGTGCTGGAATTGGAGGGCGCGGAAACGCAGTTCCGGCTTTTGGCCTCACTGGAGGAGATGGACCAGGAAGGGTTTTTGCGGTTTTCCATTCTCCAGATGAAAACCATGGACGAGTTGGCGGAAAAGCTGGTGTCCCTGTGGACCAGCGGGGATGTGCGCGGCATGGAAAAGGCTTTGTTCGGCAGTTTGTTGTTCAACGCCGTGTTCCGGCCCATCAATGAACGGCTGTTTTTTGAGCGCAATGAGCGCATGGCCGAAAAAATCATGGGCTACCTCAAGGAAGGTGTCTCCGCGTTCGTCATTGTGGGGGCCGGACATATGGTAGGGAAGGAAGGGCTGTTGCAGCGACTTCAGGAGCAGGGCTGTTCCCTGACCCAATTGTAG
- a CDS encoding cupin domain-containing protein, translated as MSKFESSTVSRPVPEAAQRIIRELDLVPHPEEGGFFTESYRSAETLLREHLPSRYAGPRCMATAIYYLLTPDTFSALHRLESDEIFHLYAGGPVRMLQLDPGSGKAREVVLGMDLEKGERPQVVVPRGVWQGSCLDRSAEYALLGCTVAPGFEYADYEHGSRSELAERWPGHAELIHRLTT; from the coding sequence ATGTCCAAATTCGAGTCATCGACGGTGTCCCGGCCTGTGCCTGAGGCGGCACAACGGATTATCCGGGAACTGGACCTCGTGCCGCATCCTGAGGAGGGCGGCTTTTTCACGGAGTCGTATCGAAGTGCCGAAACCTTGCTCCGCGAACATCTGCCGTCCCGGTACGCCGGGCCGCGTTGTATGGCCACGGCCATTTACTACTTGCTTACGCCCGACACGTTTTCCGCCCTGCATCGGCTGGAGAGCGATGAAATTTTTCATTTGTATGCGGGCGGTCCCGTGCGCATGCTGCAACTGGATCCCGGATCCGGGAAAGCCCGGGAAGTGGTGCTGGGCATGGATCTGGAAAAAGGGGAGCGGCCCCAGGTTGTGGTTCCCCGGGGCGTTTGGCAGGGCAGTTGCCTGGATCGGAGCGCGGAGTATGCGCTGCTGGGCTGCACTGTGGCGCCCGGATTCGAGTACGCGGACTATGAACACGGCTCCCGGTCTGAATTGGCGGAGCGTTGGCCCGGACATGCCGAACTGATCCACCGACTGACCACGTAA
- a CDS encoding lytic transglycosylase domain-containing protein — MLKTMPFARFQSIRDAALLLCLCITAGLCLPWFATADSLEWLPRETEQAAFPSLLSSLRVQGPLEFCGEPVPLDRPEVREQLEKALLVLLWDRAQIILNIKRSGRFFPYIEDRLEKRGMPDDLKYIAVIESALRPHAGSHRGAVGYWQFIRSTARKYGLRVDGNIDERRNIFTSTEAALDFLTELHDMFGSWAVACAAYNMGENGMRKRIRTQGVTDYYKLYLPRETMFYLFRAIAAKMVFSDPAHYGFQFRDDDYYRPPEFDRVTVTLQKDTPVADIARAAGTHFRAIKDLNTQILGNDLVRGTHVLLLPKGASRDFAAKLGLKPDPPSAKASAPSPGRTAQAAPKPAPRPTPRVAEGRNELRVYVVRKGDNLHAIARRLGVPLRSLLTPNGLTPESTIQPGQRLLVTQ, encoded by the coding sequence ATGCTCAAAACCATGCCTTTTGCCCGGTTCCAGTCCATTCGTGACGCGGCCCTGCTGCTTTGCCTCTGCATTACGGCGGGACTCTGCCTTCCCTGGTTCGCCACGGCCGATTCCCTGGAGTGGCTGCCGCGGGAAACCGAACAGGCCGCGTTCCCTTCGCTTCTCTCCAGCCTGCGCGTGCAAGGGCCGTTGGAATTTTGCGGTGAACCGGTTCCCCTGGATCGGCCCGAGGTTCGCGAACAGCTGGAAAAAGCGCTGTTGGTACTGCTTTGGGACAGGGCGCAGATCATCCTGAACATCAAACGCTCGGGACGCTTTTTCCCCTACATCGAAGACCGGCTGGAAAAACGCGGCATGCCCGACGATCTGAAATACATTGCGGTCATCGAAAGCGCTCTGCGCCCACACGCCGGTTCCCACAGGGGGGCCGTGGGGTACTGGCAGTTCATCCGCTCCACCGCCAGAAAATACGGGCTGCGCGTGGACGGCAACATCGACGAACGCCGCAACATCTTTACGTCCACGGAAGCGGCCTTGGACTTTCTCACCGAACTGCACGACATGTTCGGCTCCTGGGCCGTGGCCTGCGCCGCCTACAACATGGGCGAAAACGGCATGCGCAAGCGCATCCGCACCCAGGGCGTAACCGACTATTACAAACTCTACCTGCCCCGCGAAACCATGTTCTATCTTTTTCGGGCCATTGCCGCCAAGATGGTCTTTTCCGACCCGGCCCATTACGGCTTCCAATTTCGCGACGACGATTACTACCGTCCCCCGGAATTCGACCGCGTCACTGTCACGCTGCAAAAGGACACGCCTGTGGCGGACATTGCCCGCGCCGCAGGAACCCATTTCCGGGCCATCAAGGATCTGAACACGCAGATTCTGGGCAATGACCTGGTGCGCGGGACGCATGTGCTCCTGCTGCCAAAGGGGGCTTCCAGGGACTTTGCGGCAAAACTGGGGCTAAAGCCCGACCCGCCGTCCGCCAAAGCCAGCGCCCCATCGCCGGGCCGAACAGCCCAGGCCGCGCCGAAACCCGCTCCGCGGCCAACGCCGCGGGTGGCCGAGGGACGCAACGAGCTGCGGGTCTACGTGGTGCGCAAGGGCGACAACCTGCACGCCATAGCCCGCAGACTGGGCGTGCCGCTCCGCTCGCTCCTGACACCCAACGGTCTGACACCGGAAAGCACGATCCAGCCGGGACAACGGCTTCTCGTCACGCAATGA